One genomic region from Conexibacter woesei DSM 14684 encodes:
- a CDS encoding glycosyltransferase family protein — MRIGVLRDEGIVNSLYRAVIPMETLAARGHDVRWDGKTTRAFNVRMLESCDVVYVHRFWDPDGQKLVRHLRSQGVAVWWDNDDDISAVPRESVMYKKSGGVRGAAIVAGMKRMMGLADLVTTPSEVLAERYRAYDLAPVRVIENYLPDHFPNAAARRSAGDTVTIGWTAGLEHGLDLEKLGLRPVLQRLLDVDERVRVVGTGLQLDLRGDRYRHIRGVQLSELAAHNATYDIGIAPLADIAMNRARSDIKVKEYAAGGVPWLASPVGPYRDLGEKQGGRLVPDDRWAEELTRLVDDARARRKLAKRAGKWGKSSTISENVSVWEDGLRTAVSLAGRR; from the coding sequence ATGCGGATCGGTGTGCTGCGCGACGAAGGAATCGTCAACTCGCTCTATCGGGCGGTGATCCCCATGGAGACGCTGGCCGCGCGCGGTCACGACGTCCGTTGGGACGGGAAGACCACCAGAGCGTTCAACGTCCGGATGCTCGAGTCGTGCGACGTGGTCTACGTCCATCGCTTTTGGGACCCGGACGGGCAGAAGCTCGTCCGCCACCTCAGGAGCCAGGGCGTCGCGGTGTGGTGGGACAACGACGACGACATCTCGGCGGTTCCGAGAGAGAGCGTCATGTACAAGAAGTCCGGTGGCGTGCGTGGTGCGGCCATAGTCGCCGGCATGAAGCGCATGATGGGGCTCGCCGATCTCGTGACGACGCCGAGCGAGGTGCTCGCGGAGCGGTATCGAGCCTACGACCTCGCCCCAGTCCGCGTGATCGAGAACTACCTCCCGGATCACTTTCCGAACGCTGCGGCGCGCAGGTCGGCAGGTGACACAGTCACGATCGGCTGGACGGCCGGTCTGGAGCACGGCCTCGACCTCGAGAAGCTCGGATTGCGGCCTGTCCTGCAGCGCCTGCTCGACGTCGACGAGCGCGTCCGCGTGGTCGGAACGGGGCTGCAGCTGGATCTTCGCGGCGACCGATATCGCCACATCCGTGGCGTCCAGCTCAGCGAGCTCGCGGCGCACAACGCCACCTACGACATCGGGATCGCTCCACTCGCGGACATCGCGATGAACCGGGCGCGGTCCGACATCAAGGTGAAGGAGTACGCCGCCGGCGGCGTGCCGTGGCTCGCCTCACCTGTCGGTCCGTACCGCGACCTCGGCGAGAAGCAAGGCGGGCGCCTCGTGCCGGACGACCGCTGGGCCGAGGAGCTCACGCGCCTCGTCGACGACGCTCGCGCTCGTCGCAAGCTCGCAAAGCGGGCCGGGAAGTGGGGCAAGAGCTCAACGATCTCGGAGAACGTGAGCGTATGGGAGGACGGCCTCAGAACGGCGGTCTCCCTCGCGGGCCGGCGCTGA